One window from the genome of Ovis canadensis isolate MfBH-ARS-UI-01 breed Bighorn chromosome 21, ARS-UI_OviCan_v2, whole genome shotgun sequence encodes:
- the GAL gene encoding galanin peptides, protein MPRGSVLLLASLLLAAALSATLGLGSPVKEKRGWTLNSAGYLLGPHAIDNHRSLHDKHGLAGKRGLEPEDEARPGSFDRPLADNNVVRTIIEFLTFLHLKDAGVLEHLPGLPTAESAGDAERS, encoded by the exons ATGCCCAGAGGCTCCGTCCTCCTGCTCGCCTCCCTGCTCCTCGCTGCGGCCCTTTCAGCCACCCTGGGCCTCGGGTCACCG gtgaaggagaagagaggcTGGACCCTGAACAGTGCCGGCTACCTTCTCGGACCAC ATGCCATCGACAACCACAGGTCACTTCACGACAAGCATGGCCTCGCCGGCAAGCGGGGACTCGAGCCTGAAGACGAAGCCCGGCCAG GAAGCTTTGACAGACCGCTGGCGGATAACAACGTCGTGCGCACGATAATTGAGTTTTTGACTTTCCTGCATCTCAAAG ACGCCGGGGTCCTGGAGCACCTGCCCGGTCTCCCCACAGCAGAGTCCGCAGGAGACGCCGAGCGGTCCTGA